A window of Mucilaginibacter paludis DSM 18603 contains these coding sequences:
- a CDS encoding PSP1 domain-containing protein, with translation MGCGSCSTGGCAPAGCKSNGSCLTNGCSKLDVYDWLSNMDMPTNYKPFPIIEVKFKGSRKEFFNNIDNLYLEAGELVAVETTTGGFDIGHVSMTGELVRMQMVKRHVNEADVAKKIYRKATAADVDKWKIAKDLEWETMHKARTLAIELGLSMKISDVDYQGDKTKATFYYTAEGRVDFRELIKRMAESFRIRIEMRQIGMRQEASRLGGIGSCGRELCCSTWLTDFKTVSTSAARYQNLSLNTLKLAGQCGKLKCCLNYELDTYMDALKHIPDNVNYLKTEKGEARLQKTDIFKKLMWFSYPKDDNWVPVEINRVKEIQKQNKEGIIPADLGEVVEALSLIKAPDYENVVGQDSLTRLDDRHQNRNNKNRNKKKLPQDGKPQKPEVRQGQPQQANKPQQPKPQQQPRAQQKPAARVIDVNKPEGTAVVAPGNNANKRNNRRHRPNRNNNNPNNNAKPNGKE, from the coding sequence ATGGGATGTGGAAGTTGTTCAACAGGCGGATGTGCGCCTGCAGGCTGCAAAAGTAACGGTTCATGCCTTACTAATGGTTGCAGCAAATTAGATGTTTACGATTGGCTCTCCAATATGGATATGCCAACTAATTATAAGCCTTTTCCAATCATCGAAGTTAAATTCAAGGGTTCGCGGAAGGAATTTTTTAACAATATTGATAACCTTTACCTGGAAGCAGGCGAATTGGTTGCCGTTGAAACTACAACAGGTGGTTTTGATATTGGCCACGTATCCATGACGGGCGAACTGGTACGGATGCAAATGGTAAAACGCCATGTAAACGAAGCCGACGTAGCTAAAAAGATTTACCGCAAGGCTACCGCTGCCGATGTTGATAAATGGAAGATTGCCAAAGACCTGGAATGGGAAACCATGCACAAGGCCCGTACACTGGCCATTGAGTTGGGCCTTTCCATGAAAATAAGCGATGTGGATTACCAGGGCGATAAAACCAAGGCTACCTTTTATTATACGGCCGAAGGCCGTGTAGATTTCAGGGAGCTGATTAAGCGGATGGCTGAAAGTTTCAGGATCAGGATTGAGATGCGCCAGATAGGCATGCGCCAGGAAGCCAGCAGGCTGGGTGGCATAGGCTCTTGCGGCCGCGAATTATGCTGTTCAACCTGGTTAACCGATTTTAAAACGGTATCAACCTCTGCCGCCCGGTATCAAAATTTATCATTAAATACCCTAAAACTGGCCGGGCAATGCGGCAAATTGAAATGCTGCCTCAATTACGAACTGGATACTTACATGGATGCCTTAAAACACATCCCTGATAATGTTAATTATTTAAAAACGGAAAAAGGGGAGGCCAGGCTTCAAAAAACCGACATCTTTAAAAAGCTGATGTGGTTTAGCTATCCTAAGGATGATAACTGGGTTCCGGTTGAAATTAATCGCGTAAAAGAGATCCAAAAACAAAACAAGGAAGGTATTATTCCAGCCGATTTAGGCGAAGTGGTTGAAGCGTTGTCGTTAATTAAAGCACCGGATTACGAAAACGTGGTAGGTCAGGATAGTCTGACCAGGTTAGATGACCGCCATCAGAATAGAAATAACAAAAACCGGAACAAAAAGAAATTACCGCAGGATGGTAAACCCCAGAAACCGGAAGTAAGGCAAGGGCAGCCGCAACAAGCTAATAAGCCACAGCAGCCTAAGCCGCAGCAGCAACCGCGTGCCCAGCAAAAACCGGCGGCCAGGGTAATTGATGTGAATAAACCCGAAGGAACAGCCGTTGTTGCTCCTGGTAATAACGCCAACAAGCGCAATAACCGCAGGCACCGGCCAAACCGCAATAATAATAATCCGAACAATAACGCTAAGCCAAACGGAAAAGAATAA
- the ruvX gene encoding Holliday junction resolvase RuvX has translation MRIMAFDYGTKRIGIAVTDPLQIIATGLDTVHPKDIVEYLKKYFVLNPVERFIVGEPKQMDNTASQSAPHVKGFVTILKKNFPDIPVEMLDERFTSKMASAVIAQSGMKKMDRQNKALVDTISATIILQSWMERFNR, from the coding sequence ATGAGAATAATGGCTTTTGACTACGGTACCAAGCGGATTGGTATAGCGGTGACCGATCCTTTACAGATCATCGCTACGGGTTTGGATACCGTACATCCGAAGGATATAGTTGAATATTTAAAAAAATATTTTGTGCTAAACCCGGTAGAACGTTTTATTGTGGGCGAACCTAAGCAGATGGATAATACCGCTTCGCAATCGGCACCGCATGTTAAAGGCTTTGTTACCATCCTCAAAAAAAATTTTCCGGATATCCCGGTGGAGATGCTTGATGAGCGTTTTACATCAAAAATGGCTTCGGCTGTTATCGCGCAAAGCGGAATGAAAAAAATGGACAGACAAAATAAAGCTTTGGTGGATACCATTTCGGCGACTATTATATTGCAGAGCTGGATGGAACGATTTAACCGCTGA
- a CDS encoding DUF3078 domain-containing protein — MSKIGFCIFTIALVFSIKQSIAQKADSVKIDTTLINKLRIDPPKNILPVHSRPLLIRPQPIPVTMLDYQVSYWRKYLTVGVNLNQSAFSNNWSGGGVSSFALGANIDFKAEYNKQPLSYTTELLLIYGISKNKGQFSRKTNDRIFYDNKLATQLSKKWYFFGSVSFESQFDVGYQYSDGVAPLLISKFMSPGYLTEAIGFEYKPVKYIDIRIGTGTARQTFVLDTTIYHNISGNYGVTPGSTFHNDLAFQVVSTINKDIATNMNLQARYALFIPYNNIIHNTTHRLDATLAAKVNRLINVTLNGTVLYDATTNTKVQATQGLALGIIYKFPN; from the coding sequence ATGTCGAAAATTGGCTTTTGCATTTTTACAATAGCTTTGGTTTTTTCTATAAAGCAAAGTATAGCTCAAAAGGCCGATTCTGTAAAAATAGATACTACGCTGATCAATAAGTTAAGAATTGATCCTCCAAAAAATATTTTGCCGGTGCATAGCCGCCCGCTTTTAATACGCCCGCAACCTATACCGGTTACTATGTTAGATTACCAGGTAAGTTACTGGCGCAAATATTTAACAGTAGGCGTTAACTTAAACCAATCAGCTTTTAGTAACAATTGGAGTGGCGGAGGGGTAAGTTCTTTTGCTTTAGGCGCCAATATTGATTTTAAGGCTGAATACAACAAACAGCCGTTGAGTTATACAACAGAGCTTTTATTGATATACGGGATATCCAAAAACAAAGGACAGTTCTCGCGTAAAACCAACGACCGTATTTTTTACGATAATAAATTAGCTACCCAGCTATCAAAAAAATGGTATTTCTTCGGGTCTGTAAGTTTTGAGTCGCAGTTTGATGTAGGTTATCAGTATTCCGATGGTGTAGCTCCGTTGCTGATATCTAAATTTATGTCGCCGGGGTACTTAACGGAGGCTATCGGTTTTGAGTATAAACCCGTTAAATATATTGATATCCGTATCGGTACAGGCACAGCGCGCCAAACATTTGTGTTGGATACTACTATTTATCATAATATCTCGGGCAATTACGGTGTTACGCCAGGTAGTACTTTTCACAACGATCTGGCATTCCAGGTGGTATCTACCATTAACAAAGATATCGCCACCAACATGAACCTTCAGGCCAGGTATGCACTGTTTATACCATATAACAATATTATCCATAACACAACGCACAGGCTTGATGCTACCCTTGCCGCAAAGGTAAACCGTTTAATTAACGTTACCTTAAACGGCACAGTGTTGTACGATGCCACTACTAACACTAAGGTGCAAGCTACACAGGGCCTGGCCTTGGGTATCATTTATAAATTTCCTAATTGA
- a CDS encoding glucosaminidase domain-containing protein, which translates to MRKLVCALSVLVLLSACSSRKKTISNSQAHHNNKEIQKAHSDAIANYTTYTADQYIQRFKTIAIQEMNAYGIPASITLAQGLFESGNGNGDLARIANNHFGIKCTADWKGKSYYKDDDQVNDCFRVYDHPEDSFRDHSNFLKRKRYAALFELDKNDYQGWAYGLKAAGYATNPKYPQLLIGVIQKYNLDQYDRPEGELQKIKREDRVLSQINQNIGKAVKDSIIQVTPTDKLYTVKQGDTLFNISKRFGLTVDELKALNNMGDNNIKIGQKLVVIK; encoded by the coding sequence ATGCGAAAATTAGTCTGCGCCCTCTCTGTCCTCGTTCTGCTGTCGGCATGCTCATCACGTAAAAAAACAATAAGCAACAGCCAGGCGCACCACAATAACAAAGAGATACAAAAGGCCCATAGCGACGCTATAGCCAATTACACCACTTACACAGCCGATCAGTACATCCAACGGTTTAAAACCATCGCCATACAGGAAATGAATGCTTATGGCATTCCGGCCAGTATTACTTTGGCGCAGGGGCTGTTTGAATCGGGTAATGGTAATGGCGACCTGGCGCGTATAGCCAACAATCATTTCGGCATCAAATGTACCGCCGATTGGAAAGGGAAAAGCTATTATAAGGACGACGACCAGGTGAATGATTGTTTCAGGGTTTACGATCATCCCGAAGATTCTTTTCGCGACCATTCTAATTTTTTAAAAAGAAAGCGTTATGCGGCTCTTTTTGAACTGGATAAAAACGATTACCAGGGTTGGGCTTATGGCTTAAAGGCCGCCGGATATGCCACGAATCCCAAATATCCGCAATTGCTGATCGGTGTGATCCAGAAATACAACCTCGATCAATATGACAGGCCTGAAGGCGAACTTCAAAAAATTAAACGCGAAGACCGTGTGCTTTCCCAAATCAATCAAAACATCGGCAAAGCCGTTAAAGATTCCATTATCCAGGTTACGCCCACTGATAAATTATACACCGTAAAACAGGGCGATACACTATTCAATATTTCTAAGCGTTTCGGATTAACAGTTGACGAGCTGAAGGCTTTAAATAACATGGGCGATAACAATATAAAAATTGGCCAAAAACTTGTTGTTATAAAGTAA
- the rmuC gene encoding DNA recombination protein RmuC: protein MEIILLSVSAVILIIAVVLFLSKPRSEKDSAEELLKIKAINNDLNIRLARMEERAFNLAAERDNATQLLHNERLRLEAGIAELNKELLAEKNLSSKRDEALKAQRERLAEQDLYLHEVQKNFKHEFENMANKLLEDKSQKFTEHNRAHLDVILNPFKEKLKDFEDKVDKVYKMEAEERNILKGVITQLMDLNKQISDEAHNLTKALKGDSKKQGNWGEVILERVLERSGLVRDQEYRIQASMQTIDGNRYQPDVIIDLPDEKHLVIDSKVSLVAYERLVNCETEEERKLFARAHIESLRNHINSLSSKKYHDLYQINSPDFVLLFVPIESSFSIAVQLDAELFNYAWDKKVVIVSPSTLLATLRTIASIWKQERQNRNVLEIARLSGEMYDKFAGFVTDMEGIGKSIKSTQDNYDKALNKLSTGRGNLMTTSDKIKKLGAKADKQIDQKYLNQSTD from the coding sequence ATGGAAATTATTCTGTTATCGGTTTCGGCTGTTATATTAATTATTGCTGTTGTTTTATTTTTGAGCAAACCGCGTTCCGAAAAGGATTCGGCTGAAGAATTGTTGAAGATTAAAGCAATCAATAACGATTTAAACATCAGGCTTGCCCGGATGGAAGAACGTGCTTTCAACCTGGCTGCGGAACGGGATAATGCAACACAATTATTGCACAATGAACGTTTACGCTTAGAAGCAGGGATCGCTGAATTAAACAAGGAATTGCTGGCCGAAAAAAACCTGAGTTCTAAAAGAGATGAAGCTTTGAAGGCGCAGCGTGAGCGCCTGGCTGAACAGGACCTATATCTGCACGAAGTGCAGAAAAATTTTAAGCACGAATTTGAAAATATGGCCAATAAACTACTGGAAGATAAATCGCAGAAGTTTACTGAGCATAATAGGGCTCATCTGGATGTCATACTCAATCCGTTTAAAGAAAAACTGAAGGATTTTGAAGATAAGGTAGATAAGGTTTATAAAATGGAAGCCGAAGAGCGCAATATTTTAAAAGGCGTAATTACTCAGTTGATGGATCTGAACAAACAGATCAGCGACGAAGCCCATAACTTAACCAAGGCACTTAAAGGTGACAGCAAAAAACAAGGCAACTGGGGCGAAGTAATTTTGGAACGTGTACTGGAACGATCGGGCTTAGTTAGGGATCAGGAGTACCGCATACAGGCCAGTATGCAAACAATAGATGGCAACAGGTATCAGCCGGATGTAATTATTGATCTGCCCGACGAAAAACACTTGGTTATAGATTCAAAAGTATCGTTAGTAGCTTACGAGCGCTTAGTTAATTGTGAAACCGAAGAGGAGCGGAAATTATTTGCCCGGGCACACATCGAGTCTTTACGGAACCATATCAATTCACTTTCATCAAAAAAATATCATGATCTGTACCAGATCAATTCGCCCGATTTTGTTTTACTTTTTGTACCCATCGAATCATCATTCAGTATAGCGGTACAATTAGATGCCGAATTATTTAATTATGCCTGGGATAAAAAAGTAGTTATTGTAAGCCCTTCAACCTTATTGGCAACCTTACGCACCATAGCCAGTATATGGAAGCAGGAAAGGCAAAACCGCAATGTATTGGAAATTGCCCGTTTAAGCGGCGAAATGTATGATAAATTTGCAGGCTTTGTTACCGACATGGAAGGCATCGGCAAAAGCATCAAATCAACCCAGGATAATTACGATAAGGCCCTGAATAAGCTATCAACCGGCCGTGGTAACTTAATGACTACGTCGGATAAAATAAAAAAACTGGGCGCTAAAGCTGATAAACAGATTGATCAAAAATATCTTAACCAATCAACAGATTAG
- a CDS encoding DNA polymerase III subunit: protein MQFSSIVGQEEIKQRLINTVKENRVSHAQLFLGPEGSGSLALAIAYAQYLSCEDKQENDSCGVCSSCRKYQKLVHPDLHFSYPFFAKHKDDTALNFVEQWREALLKNPYLSLDLWRSYLDAENKQANINIAECHQIIKKLSFKPFESAYKILILWLPEYLDKTGNALLKIIEEPQPNTLFLLVAQNQDQILNTILSRTQLIKVPCLNDAEIKQYLIAEHHQTEHAAAEIAFLSDGNLTEALAMLNNDENSYHDYFLRWLRMCFSNKGLEIVDFVDVLAKLGRENQKNFMRYGISYIRECCMILAGAGNLVHLPAKELDTAQKMIKVMSLPMAEAISELLEKAHYHVERNANPKILFLDVSLQIVKILKFKTIPQGTHYISS from the coding sequence ATGCAGTTTAGCTCAATTGTAGGACAAGAGGAGATCAAGCAACGATTGATCAATACGGTGAAAGAGAACCGGGTTAGCCACGCGCAGTTATTTTTAGGGCCAGAAGGTTCCGGAAGTTTGGCGCTGGCCATTGCTTATGCGCAATATCTCTCGTGTGAGGATAAGCAGGAAAATGATTCGTGCGGGGTATGCTCGTCGTGTCGTAAATATCAAAAGCTTGTTCACCCGGATCTGCATTTTTCGTATCCCTTCTTCGCTAAACATAAGGATGATACTGCGCTTAATTTTGTTGAGCAATGGCGCGAGGCTTTATTAAAAAACCCGTACCTGAGCCTTGATTTATGGCGTAGTTACCTGGATGCCGAAAACAAGCAGGCCAATATCAACATTGCCGAGTGCCACCAGATCATCAAAAAATTAAGTTTCAAACCGTTTGAATCGGCTTACAAAATACTGATACTATGGTTGCCCGAGTACCTGGATAAAACAGGGAATGCCTTGCTTAAAATTATTGAAGAACCGCAACCCAATACGCTTTTTTTACTGGTGGCCCAAAACCAGGATCAGATACTGAATACCATTTTATCGCGTACCCAGCTGATCAAGGTACCCTGCCTTAACGATGCCGAGATCAAACAATATTTAATAGCAGAACATCATCAAACAGAACATGCCGCTGCCGAAATTGCTTTTTTAAGTGATGGTAACTTAACCGAAGCACTGGCCATGCTGAATAACGACGAAAACAGCTATCACGATTATTTTTTACGCTGGCTGCGGATGTGTTTTTCAAACAAAGGGTTGGAGATTGTTGATTTTGTGGATGTACTTGCTAAACTGGGCCGCGAAAATCAAAAAAATTTTATGCGTTACGGCATCAGCTATATTCGCGAATGCTGTATGATACTGGCAGGGGCAGGTAACTTGGTACATTTGCCTGCCAAAGAGCTGGATACGGCTCAAAAAATGATCAAGGTAATGAGTTTGCCCATGGCCGAGGCCATAAGCGAACTGCTTGAAAAAGCACATTATCATGTAGAGAGAAATGCAAACCCAAAAATTTTATTTTTAGATGTATCTTTACAGATTGTTAAGATTTTAAAATTTAAAACGATCCCTCAGGGGACTCACTATATATCGAGCTAA
- a CDS encoding PIN domain-containing protein — MAKPMVILDSCILIEVQRGNREIIKKIYKFSQDDLYITPVIVAEFYRGARSKDEFLQCKKLVSKFAVLSLTNEVTLIFDSLFNEYSLSHRPAIPDMLIAAAA, encoded by the coding sequence ATGGCCAAACCGATGGTAATACTGGATTCTTGTATTTTAATAGAAGTTCAGCGTGGAAACCGGGAGATTATTAAAAAAATTTATAAATTTTCGCAAGATGACTTATATATAACACCGGTTATTGTAGCAGAATTTTATAGGGGAGCACGTAGTAAAGATGAATTTCTGCAATGTAAAAAATTGGTTAGTAAATTTGCTGTACTATCTTTAACCAATGAAGTCACCTTAATTTTTGATAGTTTATTTAATGAGTATTCTTTAAGTCATCGTCCGGCAATACCCGATATGTTAATAGCTGCGGCTGCTTAA
- a CDS encoding glucosaminidase domain-containing protein, with protein MRKSLLIALLFVSVQASAQTASKSYIEKFKDDAIRIMHQSGVPASIILAIAMHESGSGTSDIAKNLNNQFGMKGYSAIVYKKRRKKVRTMYKRYDSVKESFEDFARIMTEKKKFTGLAETLTHYDYLGWAHGIQRAGYASSRKWASQVLGLITKYKLNDFDENPDTQLNLASAADEIK; from the coding sequence ATGAGAAAATCCTTACTGATTGCATTGCTGTTCGTATCCGTACAAGCCTCAGCCCAAACCGCCTCAAAATCGTATATCGAGAAGTTCAAAGATGATGCCATTCGTATCATGCACCAGTCGGGAGTTCCGGCAAGTATCATTTTGGCGATAGCCATGCACGAGTCGGGCAGCGGAACGAGCGACATCGCCAAAAATCTCAACAACCAGTTTGGCATGAAGGGCTACTCTGCAATTGTTTATAAAAAACGTCGCAAAAAAGTTCGTACCATGTACAAACGCTACGATTCGGTTAAAGAGTCGTTCGAAGATTTTGCCCGTATCATGACCGAAAAGAAAAAATTTACAGGACTGGCTGAAACCTTAACTCATTACGATTATTTGGGCTGGGCACACGGTATACAGCGTGCCGGTTATGCCAGTAGCCGCAAATGGGCTTCACAGGTTTTGGGCCTGATAACCAAATACAAATTGAACGATTTTGATGAAAATCCAGATACCCAATTAAACCTGGCATCTGCCGCAGACGAGATCAAATAA
- a CDS encoding gliding motility lipoprotein GldH: MAVCTILFINGCNIKDQKMIVDQNIEIDNQNWSYNNKVNTDFTIDDAALPYNLYLNLRVTPDYKYSNIFVLIHQTGPDKKTITTRYEFTLANKDGEWLGQGTGNLYNYQVPFKTNYKFPEKGKYHISIEQNMRDNPLHQVSDAGLRVEKAE, translated from the coding sequence ATGGCAGTCTGCACAATATTGTTTATCAATGGTTGCAATATAAAAGATCAGAAAATGATTGTTGATCAAAATATAGAGATCGACAATCAAAACTGGTCGTACAATAATAAGGTGAATACCGATTTTACTATAGATGACGCAGCTTTACCTTACAACCTGTACTTAAATTTAAGGGTAACGCCTGATTATAAATACTCCAATATTTTTGTGCTGATCCACCAAACCGGGCCCGACAAAAAAACGATAACTACCCGCTATGAATTTACTTTGGCCAATAAGGATGGCGAATGGCTGGGGCAAGGTACCGGAAACTTGTATAATTACCAGGTCCCGTTCAAAACAAACTACAAATTCCCGGAGAAGGGGAAATATCATATCAGTATTGAACAAAACATGCGCGATAACCCTCTACACCAGGTGAGCGATGCCGGTTTACGGGTAGAAAAGGCTGAATAA
- a CDS encoding GxxExxY protein, protein MINNNYKHSELTGKIIGCAMNVHNQLGNGFQEIIYQRCLAIELVKVNLDFTREFELDIYYDGLNVGTRRVDFLVEDKIMVELKATSCLNDMHLAQAINYLEAYKLETGLLINFGAKSLEFKRITNQRKLKSQPPL, encoded by the coding sequence ATGATTAATAACAATTACAAACATTCTGAACTTACAGGCAAGATTATAGGATGTGCGATGAATGTTCATAATCAGTTAGGCAACGGATTTCAGGAAATAATTTACCAGCGTTGTTTAGCTATTGAATTAGTAAAGGTAAACTTGGATTTCACCCGAGAATTTGAATTGGATATTTATTACGATGGACTCAACGTTGGCACACGAAGAGTCGATTTTTTAGTTGAAGATAAAATTATGGTAGAGCTAAAAGCAACATCATGTTTAAACGATATGCATCTGGCACAGGCCATCAATTACCTTGAGGCCTATAAATTAGAAACGGGCCTATTGATAAACTTCGGTGCCAAAAGTCTCGAATTTAAACGCATCACCAACCAAAGAAAATTAAAAAGTCAGCCGCCACTATAA
- a CDS encoding O-methyltransferase, with amino-acid sequence MEILPPPLQAYLDAHCDPEPEMLITINRETHVKVLKPHMLSGHYQGRLLSMLSKMLQPKCILEIGTYTGYATICLAEGLAEGGEIHTIEVNLEMEEMIRKNFKNSGFEKKIFPHFGDAQRIILELSDKNYDLVFIDADKKNNYAYFQLIINQLKPGGVIIVDNVLWKGKVYSEANDTDTRLIREFNDLISADDRVEKLILPVRDGITLIRKKQL; translated from the coding sequence ATGGAAATACTACCTCCCCCCTTACAAGCTTATCTCGACGCACATTGCGACCCCGAACCTGAAATGTTAATAACTATTAACAGGGAGACACATGTAAAAGTACTTAAACCGCACATGCTATCGGGCCATTACCAGGGGCGTTTATTAAGTATGCTGAGCAAGATGCTGCAACCTAAATGTATACTGGAAATAGGCACCTACACCGGTTACGCTACGATTTGCCTGGCCGAAGGACTTGCCGAAGGAGGCGAAATACATACCATTGAAGTGAACCTGGAGATGGAAGAAATGATCAGAAAAAATTTCAAAAATTCGGGTTTCGAAAAAAAAATTTTTCCACATTTTGGTGATGCTCAACGAATTATATTGGAATTATCGGATAAAAATTACGATCTTGTGTTCATTGACGCTGATAAGAAAAATAATTACGCTTATTTTCAGTTAATTATAAATCAGCTAAAACCCGGAGGGGTAATTATTGTTGATAATGTCCTGTGGAAAGGAAAGGTGTATAGTGAAGCAAACGATACTGATACCCGACTGATTCGCGAGTTTAACGATTTGATCAGTGCCGACGATAGAGTAGAGAAACTAATACTACCCGTTCGTGACGGAATTACGCTGATCAGAAAAAAACAACTATGA